From one Montipora capricornis isolate CH-2021 chromosome 10, ASM3666992v2, whole genome shotgun sequence genomic stretch:
- the LOC138022488 gene encoding uncharacterized protein: MLSARRPFLTNHFVMDAIIRQTVREEMRRSASLVSERVASSEVESSDSATTGPTFSSRTVNRLSGLLNRIRRNHGSNSSNKKRKVVKEHRIQVRWCHYDERKKEFITVRQKNGGGNRFIPYTDEEPLKLETLTEKARALFFPDGENNFAGRIHEMNTWICNASGVAIFDFPDEGTVDDYLKKNGLYPSSTYFFLRTQPRHLSGDEFETTEATGAQSLSTSEERSSVAFSTVVGPTSTASDRKVCKVCGCSFKNGEICLRCEQNHEYQQSVLADCAKTATAEELDLEEEEFEGENLVSLDDMRELRVAHFQAAIGSETVQDNVAAYVLCDEGNPSTSNTVVSGPELSAQETVSPSSVLHEEGNSCPGPSRVTEERGVMSLTVHRSLICSDMIQHFKDTRVMNSSLLFTIINERGDEEEGVGVGVEREVYSLFWKQFANSMTIGERERVPFIRHDHFIKEWEAVGRILVKGYQSVSYFPLFLSKAFICYCLFDAEVPESILLESFLKYLSPVEEDLVKEYLEKDCFPDDNDELLEFLERFNCRSAVSSENLRKLLIEIANQELIQKPHVMISTWQPSVQELKQYPQFQSTSGIQGLYDTLKPTTKKVLEMLAAQPNTEAERDAFKFLQRYIRGLDNSKLIQFLRFTTASDILTTNKLEVAFTKLEGVGCRPIAHTCGPVLELPSTYANFVEVREQFNNILDKDTWEMDIM, from the coding sequence ATGTTGTCTGCAAGACGACCATTTTTAACGAACCATTTTGTGATGGATGCCATTATACGGCAAACTGTACGCGAGGAAATGAGACGTTCAGCTTCCCTTGTATCAGAAAGAGTGGCTTCCTCGGAAGTGGAATCGTCAGACTCGGCTACGACAGGCCCAACATTTTCATCGCGAACAGTGAACCGCCTATCGGGGCTACTGAATCGTATAAGGAGGAATCATGGTAGCAACAGCTCAAATAAAAAACGCAAAGTTGTCAAGGAACACAGAATACAGGTGAGGTGGTGTCATTATGACGAAAGGAAGAAAGAGTTTATTACTGTTCGACAAAAGAACGGTGGTGGAAATCGCTTTATTCCATATACTGATGAGGAACCACTTAAGTTGGAAACCCTAACCGAGAAGGCGCGTGCATTGTTCTTCCCTGATGGCGAGAATAATTTTGCTGGTCGTATACACGAAATGAACACGTGGATCTGTAACGCAAGCGGagtggcaattttcgattttcctGATGAAGGAACTGTGGATGACTACCTGAAGAAAAATGGTCTGTACCCCTCCTCTACCTATTTTTTCCTTCGTACACAGCCCCGGCATCTTTCAGGAGATGAATTCGAAACCACTGAGGCTACCGGAGCACAAAGCTTGTCAACATCTGAAGAAAGGTCTTCCGTAGCATTCTCGACAGTTGTGGGACCTACCTCCACAGCTAGTGACAGGAAAGTGTGCAAAGTGTGTGGTTGTTCCTTTAAGAATGGTGAAATATGTCTCCGATGTGAGCAAAACCACGAATACCAGCAGAGTGTATTGGCTGATTGTGCTAAAACAGCTACGGCCGAAGAATTGGATTTAGAGGAAGAAGAATTTGAAGGCGAGAACTTAGTATCTCTTGATGATATGAGAGAGCTGCGTGTGGCCCATTTTCAGGCTGCCATTGGTAGTGAAACTGTGCAAGACAATGTTGCTGCATATGTGTTATGTGATGAGGGAAATCCTTCTACCAGCAACACAGTGGTAAGTGGGCCAGAACTATCTGCTCAAGAGACTGTTAGTCCATCGAGTGTTTTGCATGAAGAGGGAAACTCCTGTCCAGGACCTTCCAGAGTGACAGAAGAGCGTGGTGTAATGTCATTAACAGTGCACCGTTCACTAATTTGCAGTGATATGATTCAGCATTTTAAAGACACAAGAGTCATGAATTCTTCATTATTATTCACAATCATCAATGAAAGAGGTGACGAAGAAGAAGGGGTCGGTGTTGGTGTAGAGAGAGAGGTGTATTCATTGTTTTGGAAACAATTTGCTAACTCAATGACGATTGGAGAACGAGAAAGAGTTCCTTTCATAAGGCATGATCACTTCATCAAGGAATGGGAAGCAGTTGGCAGAATACTTGTCAAAGGATACCAGTCAGTCTCATATTTCCCTTTGTTCTTATCAAAAGCGTTCATCTGCTACTGCTTGTTTGATGCTGAAGTTCCTGAAAGTATCCTTTTGGAATCCTTTCTGAAGTATTTGTCACCTGTGGAAGAAGACCTAGTAAAAGAGTATCTAGAGAAAGATTGCTTCCCAGATGATAATGATGAGTTACTTGAGTTTTTAGAGAGATTCAATTGTAGATCAGCAGTCAGTTCAGAGAATTTGAGGAAATTACTGATAGAAATTGCTAATCAAGAACTGATTCAGAAGCCTCATGTTATGATTTCCACCTGGCAGCCCAGTGTTCAAGAGCTGAAGCAGTATCCACAGTTTCAGAGCACCTCTGGTATTCAAGGCCTCTATGATACATTAAAACCAACAACGAAGAAAGTGCTTGAAATGTTAGCAGCACAGCCAAACACAGAGGCAGAGAGAGATGCCTTCAAGTTTCTGCAGCGTTACATAAGAGGCTTAGACAATAGCAAACTAATCCAGTTCTTGAGATTCACAACTGCATCAGATATCTTGACTACCAACAAATTAGAAGTGGCCTTCACCAAACTAGAGGGCGTGGGCTGCAGGCCCATTGCACACACATGTGGACCTGTCTTAGAGCTCCCTTCCACTTATGCCAATTTTGTTGAAGTGAGGGAGCAGTTTAACAACATTTTAGACAAAGATACCTGGGAAATGGACATAATGTGA